A window from Lactiplantibacillus pentosus encodes these proteins:
- a CDS encoding uroporphyrinogen decarboxylase/cobalamine-independent methonine synthase family protein, which produces MEIGTLMAMVKRHVRQRQATVRRRGQLRRHITMSTISATGFSKIEDAIFIEQLKKPINNAKICPNNWWHLNFFWELQGISRTSAAQVPALSLNGKISGINHPAVAHFEFMREQVSDGDADKQILPAPALCLAELKRPDNAVAVSRVYQSDTELVHDLASAYHQIMTDLYHAGARRIQLNNGHQSSDKITELSAQVSREAVQNLPADLCVNWHVAQGHYYSA; this is translated from the coding sequence ATGGAAATTGGAACCTTGATGGCAATGGTAAAGCGACACGTCCGGCAACGGCAAGCGACAGTCAGAAGACGGGGACAGTTGCGCCGTCACATCACCATGTCCACGATCAGTGCAACTGGATTTAGTAAGATTGAGGATGCCATTTTTATTGAGCAACTGAAAAAGCCGATTAACAACGCTAAAATTTGCCCGAATAATTGGTGGCATCTCAACTTTTTCTGGGAATTACAAGGGATCAGTCGAACGTCGGCCGCCCAGGTGCCCGCGTTGTCTTTGAATGGCAAAATCAGTGGCATCAATCATCCAGCCGTCGCACATTTTGAATTCATGCGTGAGCAAGTGAGTGATGGCGACGCCGATAAACAAATTTTGCCAGCACCAGCCCTATGTTTGGCTGAGCTCAAACGTCCGGATAATGCGGTGGCCGTTAGTCGCGTCTATCAATCAGATACTGAGCTCGTTCATGACTTAGCCAGCGCGTACCATCAAATCATGACTGACTTATACCACGCCGGTGCCCGTCGGATTCAGCTGAACAACGGGCACCAGTCTTCGGATAAAATTACCGAACTCAGTGCGCAAGTCAGTCGTGAAGCTGTTCAGAATTTACCGGCCGATTTATGTGTGAACTGGCACGTGGCCCAGGGGCACTATTATTCGGCCTAA
- a CDS encoding NCS2 family permease, whose translation MILEHIFHLRENRTSVRRELIGGLTTFLAMSYILAVNPELLGSAGMDKTAVFTATVLAAIGGCLLMGLVANFPVALAPGMGLNAFFTYTVVQEWHIPWQTALAGVFVAGILFILLTLSKLRDKLINLIPSALKYAVSAGIGLFIAFSGLQTSGIIVADKSNAVALGNLHNPTVLLAIFGIIVGIMLVTANVTGGIFWGMFITAAVGMIFGIIPLPSGIVSGVPSVQPLFGQAITHIGDINSFQMIIVILTFFIIGLFDTSGTLVGVATEAGMVDKESGEVKGVGKALFSGALATTLGAIFGTSPTTAYVESTSGVAVGARTGLSSVFVAVLFAIAAFFSPVLTVITSAVTASALIIVGILMLSNVQYIDWTKFEIAVPAFFTMIMMLLTYSISEGLAVGFIFYPITMTVKGRWREVNALMWTMMVVFILYFAFVA comes from the coding sequence ATTATTCTAGAACATATATTTCATCTGCGGGAAAACCGCACTTCTGTCAGACGTGAGTTGATTGGTGGTCTAACCACCTTTCTAGCAATGTCCTACATTTTAGCTGTAAATCCCGAACTATTGGGTAGCGCAGGGATGGATAAAACTGCAGTCTTTACAGCGACTGTTCTGGCGGCGATCGGTGGCTGTCTGTTAATGGGACTAGTCGCCAACTTCCCCGTTGCCCTCGCACCTGGGATGGGGTTAAACGCCTTCTTCACATACACAGTCGTCCAAGAATGGCATATTCCGTGGCAAACGGCGCTGGCCGGTGTCTTCGTTGCTGGGATTTTATTTATCCTATTAACCCTCTCAAAGTTGCGCGATAAATTAATTAATTTAATTCCAAGCGCACTAAAGTATGCCGTTTCGGCCGGGATTGGATTATTCATTGCCTTTTCTGGGCTCCAGACTTCTGGCATCATTGTAGCGGACAAGTCAAACGCCGTTGCACTAGGTAACTTGCACAATCCCACCGTCTTACTCGCTATTTTTGGGATCATCGTGGGCATCATGCTAGTGACCGCTAATGTGACCGGTGGTATTTTCTGGGGTATGTTTATTACTGCCGCGGTTGGGATGATTTTTGGGATTATCCCACTGCCATCTGGAATCGTCAGTGGCGTTCCAAGCGTGCAACCATTATTTGGCCAGGCTATCACACATATCGGTGACATTAACTCGTTTCAAATGATTATCGTCATACTGACCTTCTTCATTATTGGCCTCTTCGATACGTCGGGTACCCTCGTCGGTGTCGCAACTGAAGCCGGCATGGTCGATAAAGAATCTGGTGAAGTCAAAGGTGTTGGTAAAGCCCTATTTAGTGGCGCCTTAGCAACCACGCTGGGGGCAATCTTTGGGACTTCCCCAACGACCGCTTACGTAGAATCGACTTCTGGCGTGGCCGTTGGTGCTCGGACCGGCTTGTCGTCAGTCTTCGTCGCTGTTCTCTTCGCGATTGCGGCCTTCTTCTCACCCGTCTTAACGGTGATCACTTCCGCCGTTACTGCGTCTGCGCTAATTATCGTTGGTATTTTGATGCTTTCAAATGTCCAATACATCGACTGGACCAAGTTTGAAATTGCCGTCCCCGCCTTTTTCACAATGATTATGATGCTGTTGACCTACAGTATTTCAGAAGGATTAGCAGTCGGTTTTATCTTCTATCCAATCACGATGACGGTCAAAGGTCGTTGGCGTGAGGTTAACGCGCTGATGTGGACGATGATGGTCGTCTTCATCCTCTATTTTGCCTTTGTAGCCTAG
- a CDS encoding dihydroorotase: MTTLIKNAQIWQENRLQTNDILIADGRIKAIGQQLHDQFGPADHVICADQHFVSPGLVDVHVHLRDPGQTEKETIATGTLAAAHGGFTTVGAMPNVDPVPDTPERVATMVQRNQQEAHVHVAQYASITTGRTSEQLVDFAGVKAAGAFAVSNDGSGVQTAGTMFAAMQGAAQAGLPLAAHVEDDSLYQHGVMNAGPVAERLGLPGINNVSEAAQVARDVMLAEASGVHYHVCHVSTAESLRVIRAAKQAGINVTCEVSPHHLLLSDTDITMDNPMLKMNPPLRSPQDRAALIAGLLDGTIDIIATDHAPHTDAEKTGSMKTAAFGITGIETAFATMYTAFVKTRLLTLGRLIELMSTRPAELFGLKDAGKLVVGAPADLTIIDLDHEYKIDATSMLSKGHNSPFIGWPVYGNVLMTLVDGQMAYGKEQQA; this comes from the coding sequence ATGACGACATTAATTAAAAATGCGCAGATTTGGCAAGAGAATCGATTACAGACGAACGATATTTTGATTGCAGATGGCCGAATCAAAGCCATTGGACAACAGCTGCACGACCAATTTGGACCAGCCGACCACGTGATTTGTGCCGACCAACATTTCGTCAGTCCTGGGCTAGTGGACGTTCACGTGCATTTACGCGACCCTGGTCAAACTGAAAAAGAAACGATTGCGACGGGCACTTTAGCGGCGGCCCACGGCGGCTTCACAACGGTGGGGGCCATGCCGAATGTTGACCCCGTTCCAGATACGCCAGAACGAGTGGCAACCATGGTCCAACGTAATCAACAAGAAGCCCACGTTCACGTCGCTCAGTACGCTAGCATTACGACGGGACGGACGAGTGAACAGCTCGTTGATTTTGCGGGCGTCAAGGCAGCCGGCGCCTTTGCGGTCAGCAATGACGGTTCTGGCGTTCAAACGGCGGGGACGATGTTTGCCGCTATGCAAGGCGCTGCGCAAGCGGGATTGCCCTTAGCGGCGCACGTTGAAGATGACTCGCTGTATCAACATGGCGTGATGAACGCTGGCCCAGTTGCGGAGCGGTTGGGGTTACCGGGAATCAACAACGTTTCGGAAGCCGCTCAAGTTGCACGGGACGTGATGTTGGCAGAAGCTAGTGGCGTTCACTATCATGTGTGCCACGTTTCGACGGCCGAGAGTTTGCGGGTCATCCGGGCGGCTAAGCAGGCCGGCATCAATGTAACTTGCGAAGTTTCGCCGCATCACTTACTACTCAGTGATACGGACATTACGATGGATAATCCAATGCTGAAAATGAACCCACCGCTACGGTCGCCTCAGGATCGTGCTGCATTAATTGCGGGACTGCTCGATGGCACCATCGACATCATCGCGACCGACCATGCGCCGCATACGGACGCTGAAAAGACCGGGAGTATGAAAACGGCCGCGTTTGGGATTACGGGAATCGAAACGGCCTTTGCGACCATGTACACGGCTTTTGTGAAGACTCGGCTCCTCACACTCGGTCGGTTGATCGAGCTGATGAGCACGCGCCCAGCTGAATTGTTTGGTTTGAAGGATGCTGGCAAGCTCGTCGTTGGCGCACCGGCGGACCTGACAATCATTGATTTGGACCATGAATACAAAATTGACGCGACCAGCATGTTATCGAAGGGGCACAACTCACCTTTTATCGGATGGCCGGTCTATGGCAACGTCTTAATGACATTAGTCGACGGTCAGATGGCCTATGGAAAGGAACAACAAGCATGA
- a CDS encoding NmrA family NAD(P)-binding protein gives MKIVLTGSLGRINQTLVPKLAHAGHDVTVISHNASRSGLIKAFRATPAIGSITDEAFLTQTFKDADVVYLMLTGIMASEDIYAAATQQAETYAAAIKAAGVKRVVNLSSVGADLGPEVGSLYMYHLIEQTLITALPDVDITFIRPTAMYYNLLSSVPTVRKSHRIYTNASLEVKNVWVAPVDVTTVLIQALTKPTAGQTVTYVASDEQTYLEVASALSKTLKMPDLRVSQVPDEVMQDHLITAGAPAAFAREYVKTVAYQRDHDFYADYRAHQPRLGEVKMADFAQVFAEDYRNRQVIK, from the coding sequence ATGAAAATTGTTTTAACTGGCTCATTAGGTCGGATCAATCAAACTTTGGTGCCCAAGTTGGCACATGCCGGGCATGACGTGACGGTCATCAGTCATAATGCTAGCCGTAGCGGACTGATTAAGGCCTTTCGGGCGACCCCCGCAATCGGGAGTATTACGGACGAGGCCTTTTTAACGCAAACGTTTAAGGACGCGGACGTGGTTTACTTGATGTTGACCGGCATCATGGCGAGTGAGGATATTTATGCCGCTGCGACCCAGCAAGCCGAAACTTACGCGGCGGCGATCAAGGCGGCTGGTGTTAAACGGGTCGTCAACTTGAGTAGTGTGGGGGCCGACTTGGGTCCTGAGGTCGGGTCGCTTTATATGTATCACTTAATTGAACAAACACTGATAACTGCTTTGCCGGACGTAGACATCACGTTCATTCGCCCAACTGCGATGTATTACAATTTATTGAGCAGCGTGCCAACCGTTCGCAAGAGTCATCGTATTTATACCAATGCCAGCCTAGAGGTCAAAAACGTTTGGGTGGCACCCGTCGATGTGACGACCGTTCTGATTCAAGCGCTGACGAAACCGACAGCGGGGCAAACAGTGACTTACGTGGCCAGCGATGAGCAGACTTACTTAGAAGTGGCGTCAGCACTTTCTAAGACGCTCAAAATGCCAGATTTGCGGGTCTCACAAGTGCCAGATGAAGTGATGCAGGATCATCTGATCACGGCTGGTGCACCCGCAGCCTTTGCGCGAGAATATGTCAAAACGGTGGCCTACCAACGCGATCACGATTTTTATGCGGATTACCGCGCCCATCAACCGCGTTTAGGTGAGGTTAAGATGGCGGATTTTGCGCAGGTGTTTGCTGAAGATTATCGTAATCGACAGGTCATTAAGTAA
- a CDS encoding PucR family transcriptional regulator, with amino-acid sequence MRLQTLLQTPSMHAMRVIAGERGLKREISNIGMIESPDIANYLTSGQFLITNGYPFTQSATAPSTLIQAMHDANCAGLGFKDHRYVDHLPKAVIELADELAVPIIITPGDELISETMRKMLSIILKSQTDELSRIVTANQTLADLLLKDPTDTTVLNKCRELIHHPIFLMDSHFRVVSASQDLPMTRSTLTDFLRNQTDIDYFNLNTRVTIPYKTNDLTIMPLFSAYKENKAFVGILDLDPANSTDQMLTQVALNTLSFVNSRVDMLNESAFRNLSGFYLNVMDGGISNDLINKTLKAQQIDPQTKFRCAAILVTTNHQPLLSNHLLEQVQQLTLWFIKEYQASVIVFSLKQQLVLLINDEQNAQHFLTALVEFIQPKLDKQSRLIAGYSYSTLPLTELATIYNEAAEALALSKNSPHAVTIYRPKYVKELISLIPQNEARSFVERVLGGLVGGVSANEQLNLLNTLYGYFYYHQNIAEVAGHLDIHRNTVIYRLKKIEKMLTLNLDDPEQTQTLEMAVLLWHNQQSQK; translated from the coding sequence ATGCGTTTACAAACACTTTTACAAACACCATCCATGCATGCGATGCGGGTCATTGCGGGTGAACGCGGTCTCAAACGTGAAATTAGTAATATCGGAATGATTGAGTCGCCAGATATCGCCAACTATTTGACGAGCGGCCAGTTTTTGATTACCAACGGCTACCCGTTTACACAATCAGCGACGGCCCCGTCAACGTTGATTCAAGCGATGCATGATGCTAATTGTGCAGGACTCGGATTCAAGGATCACCGCTACGTCGACCATCTACCCAAGGCCGTGATTGAATTAGCGGATGAATTGGCGGTTCCCATCATCATCACACCCGGCGATGAACTGATCTCTGAAACCATGCGTAAAATGCTCAGTATCATTTTAAAATCACAAACAGATGAACTGAGTCGCATCGTAACTGCCAACCAGACGCTAGCTGACTTATTGCTCAAAGACCCAACCGATACAACGGTCTTAAACAAGTGTCGTGAGTTGATTCACCATCCCATCTTTTTGATGGACAGCCATTTCCGGGTCGTCAGTGCATCTCAAGATTTGCCAATGACGCGCAGTACCTTGACAGACTTCTTACGCAATCAGACCGATATTGATTATTTCAACTTGAACACGCGGGTCACAATCCCCTATAAAACTAATGATTTGACCATTATGCCACTCTTTTCGGCTTATAAAGAAAATAAGGCCTTTGTCGGCATCTTAGACTTAGACCCCGCCAACTCGACGGACCAAATGCTGACCCAAGTGGCGCTTAATACGCTGAGCTTCGTCAATAGTCGCGTTGACATGTTAAATGAATCTGCCTTTCGTAACCTCAGTGGCTTCTACTTAAACGTGATGGACGGCGGTATCTCTAATGACCTGATCAACAAGACTCTGAAAGCTCAGCAGATCGATCCACAAACTAAATTTCGCTGTGCGGCTATTCTTGTCACCACTAACCACCAACCTTTACTGAGCAATCATCTGTTGGAACAGGTGCAGCAGTTAACGCTGTGGTTTATTAAAGAATACCAAGCTTCCGTCATCGTTTTTTCATTAAAGCAGCAACTTGTCTTATTAATCAACGATGAACAAAACGCCCAACACTTTTTAACGGCGCTGGTCGAGTTCATTCAGCCGAAGCTCGATAAACAAAGTCGCTTGATTGCGGGCTACAGCTATTCAACGCTCCCACTGACCGAACTGGCCACGATTTACAACGAAGCAGCCGAGGCGCTCGCCCTCAGTAAAAATAGTCCGCACGCTGTCACGATTTATCGGCCTAAATACGTGAAGGAATTGATCTCGTTGATTCCGCAAAACGAAGCCCGCTCATTCGTGGAACGCGTCTTAGGTGGCCTGGTCGGCGGCGTTAGTGCCAACGAACAATTAAATTTATTGAACACGTTATACGGCTACTTCTACTACCACCAAAATATTGCGGAAGTTGCCGGGCATTTGGATATTCACCGGAACACGGTCATCTATCGACTCAAAAAAATTGAAAAAATGTTGACACTGAACTTAGACGATCCCGAACAGACCCAAACCCTTGAGATGGCCGTACTCCTCTGGCATAATCAACAGTCACAAAAGTGA
- a CDS encoding aspartate carbamoyltransferase catalytic subunit, which yields MKTSQNLVSVEQFSNEDVMAYLKLAQAFKNGKTIELARPTFAMNLFFENSTRTHTSFEMAERRLGIQVIPFDPKTSSVTKGENLLDTLKTIQAIGVNLAVIRHPRDRYYQPLLDAGLSLSLINAGDGSGQHPSQSLLDMLTIFEEFGHFDGLKIAIVGDLAHSRVARSNMELLTQLGAKVYFGGPREWYGADFAQYGEYQEMDQLVTEMDVMMLLRVQHERLTQENNQAFDASVYHQAYGLTNERAARMPQHAIIMHPAPVNRGVELASDLVEAPQSRIFQQMTNGVYIRMAMIATVLAHQGLLSATQVEA from the coding sequence ATGAAAACGAGTCAAAACTTAGTCAGTGTCGAACAATTTAGTAATGAAGATGTGATGGCCTACCTGAAGTTGGCTCAGGCCTTTAAGAACGGGAAAACGATTGAATTAGCACGACCAACATTTGCCATGAATTTATTTTTTGAAAACAGTACTCGGACCCATACTAGCTTTGAAATGGCGGAACGACGTTTGGGCATTCAAGTGATTCCGTTTGACCCCAAGACCAGTTCGGTGACGAAGGGTGAAAATCTACTTGATACGCTTAAAACGATTCAGGCGATTGGCGTAAATTTGGCCGTGATTCGGCACCCACGCGACCGCTACTATCAACCATTGCTTGACGCGGGACTCAGCTTGAGTTTGATCAACGCCGGTGATGGCAGCGGCCAACATCCGTCACAATCGCTGTTGGACATGCTGACGATTTTTGAAGAATTTGGCCATTTCGACGGCTTAAAGATTGCCATCGTCGGTGATTTAGCCCACTCACGGGTCGCACGTTCCAACATGGAATTGTTAACGCAACTGGGCGCTAAAGTTTACTTCGGTGGGCCGCGTGAATGGTACGGCGCGGATTTTGCCCAATACGGGGAATATCAAGAGATGGATCAACTGGTCACGGAGATGGACGTTATGATGCTACTGCGGGTCCAACATGAACGTTTGACCCAGGAAAATAACCAGGCGTTTGACGCCTCCGTGTACCATCAGGCGTACGGGTTAACTAATGAACGGGCAGCGCGGATGCCGCAACACGCGATCATTATGCATCCGGCCCCCGTCAATCGCGGCGTCGAGTTAGCGAGTGATTTAGTCGAAGCACCACAATCACGGATTTTCCAGCAGATGACTAATGGGGTCTATATTCGAATGGCGATGATTGCGACGGTGCTCGCGCATCAAGGTTTATTGTCAGCGACTCAAGTGGAGGCTTAA
- the pyrR gene encoding bifunctional pyr operon transcriptional regulator/uracil phosphoribosyltransferase PyrR, which translates to MAREVVDAMTMRRALTRITYEIIEQNKGVGNLVFIGIKTRGIFLAQRLAQRLKQLEGVDVPVGSLDITLYRDDHHAVDVAGQAKLNGADIPVDINGKHVILVDDVLFTGRTVRAALDALMDHGRPAKISLAVLVDRGHRELPIRPDFIGKNIPTALDEQVSVALEEHDGHDGISIEKLEE; encoded by the coding sequence ATGGCACGAGAAGTCGTTGATGCAATGACCATGCGCCGCGCGCTGACGCGGATCACTTATGAAATTATTGAGCAGAACAAGGGTGTTGGTAACCTGGTATTCATCGGGATCAAGACTCGTGGGATTTTCTTGGCCCAACGGTTAGCCCAACGATTAAAACAGTTGGAAGGCGTTGACGTGCCAGTTGGTTCGTTAGATATTACGTTATATCGTGATGATCACCATGCCGTTGACGTGGCCGGACAAGCTAAGCTGAACGGTGCGGATATTCCGGTCGATATCAATGGCAAACACGTCATTTTAGTTGACGATGTGTTGTTTACAGGTCGGACAGTGCGGGCGGCGCTCGATGCGTTGATGGACCATGGACGTCCCGCTAAGATTTCTTTAGCCGTGTTAGTTGACCGTGGACATCGTGAATTACCAATTCGGCCTGACTTTATTGGTAAGAACATTCCAACCGCATTAGATGAACAGGTCAGTGTGGCCCTCGAAGAACACGATGGTCATGATGGGATTAGTATTGAAAAATTAGAAGAATGA
- a CDS encoding nucleobase:cation symporter-2 family protein, which produces MKEVSVSPKITNIKAAVLGFQHLLAMYSGDVLVPLLIGAALHFSQEQLTYLVSIDIFMCGIATFLQLKRTPLTGIGLPVVLGCAVQAVNPLIQIGKTYGLGTMYGSIIGAGIFIFLIAGLFSKIKNLFPPVVTGSLITIIGFTLIPVAFENLGGGDASAKNFGNLQALGIGFLTIAIILLISVFARGFMKSVSILIGILAGTLIAGAMGMVSLKPVAEASWFHLPTLFYFGAPHFEWSSILTMILVSLTTMVESTGVFFALGDITGRKIEGEDLKRGYRAEGIAVILGGLFNTFPYSTFSENVGVVQLSGVKTRKPIYFSAAFLVILGLLPKIGALATIIPDPVLGGAMVVMFGIVGIQGIRMLAQVDFRNNNNLLVAAVSIGLGLGVTVETNIFQFLPNALQIMLSNGVVVGSLAAVGLNLLFNRHAAENKVDDESVGLNEAEQHS; this is translated from the coding sequence TTGAAGGAAGTATCCGTATCACCTAAGATTACCAATATTAAGGCGGCGGTTTTAGGATTTCAGCACTTATTAGCCATGTATTCAGGTGACGTGCTGGTCCCACTATTGATTGGGGCAGCGTTACATTTTAGCCAAGAACAATTGACTTACTTAGTCTCAATCGACATTTTCATGTGTGGGATTGCCACCTTCCTGCAACTCAAGCGAACGCCCCTTACTGGGATTGGATTGCCAGTTGTTTTAGGCTGTGCGGTTCAAGCCGTCAACCCATTGATTCAAATTGGGAAGACTTACGGACTGGGGACGATGTATGGTTCGATTATTGGTGCCGGTATTTTTATTTTTCTGATTGCCGGACTATTCTCTAAGATTAAAAACCTGTTTCCACCGGTCGTTACTGGTTCGCTGATTACGATCATCGGATTCACATTGATTCCGGTCGCCTTTGAAAACCTCGGTGGTGGCGATGCATCCGCCAAAAACTTTGGTAACTTGCAGGCGCTGGGTATCGGCTTTTTGACGATTGCGATTATTTTACTGATTAGCGTCTTTGCCCGGGGGTTCATGAAATCCGTCTCAATTTTAATTGGGATTCTCGCCGGCACACTGATTGCGGGTGCCATGGGAATGGTCTCCCTCAAACCAGTCGCTGAAGCCAGTTGGTTCCATCTCCCAACGCTCTTCTACTTTGGCGCACCGCACTTTGAATGGTCCTCGATTTTGACGATGATTCTGGTCTCATTAACGACCATGGTCGAATCGACCGGTGTCTTCTTCGCACTAGGTGACATTACTGGCCGTAAAATCGAAGGTGAAGATTTAAAACGAGGTTACCGGGCAGAAGGTATCGCCGTTATCCTCGGTGGGCTCTTCAACACCTTCCCCTATTCAACATTCTCCGAAAACGTTGGTGTCGTGCAATTATCTGGGGTCAAAACGCGTAAACCAATCTACTTCTCAGCAGCATTCTTAGTCATCCTGGGACTGTTGCCGAAAATTGGGGCGCTTGCAACGATCATCCCCGACCCGGTTCTGGGTGGCGCAATGGTCGTCATGTTCGGGATCGTTGGGATTCAAGGGATTCGGATGTTAGCCCAAGTTGATTTTCGCAATAACAACAACTTGTTGGTCGCTGCCGTCTCGATTGGCCTTGGTTTAGGTGTCACGGTTGAAACCAACATCTTCCAATTCTTACCAAACGCGCTACAGATCATGTTAAGTAACGGTGTGGTCGTCGGTAGTTTAGCCGCAGTTGGCTTGAACTTGCTCTTTAATCGGCACGCCGCTGAAAATAAAGTCGACGACGAATCGGTCGGCCTGAACGAAGCCGAACAACACTCCTAA
- a CDS encoding carbamoyl phosphate synthase small subunit: MKRYLVLEDGTIYPGTGFGATTATVGELVFNTGMSGYQESITDQSYNGEILMFTYPLIGNYGINRDDHESIKPTCKGVVVHEVARRASNWRNELSLDDYLKQNDIPGIMDIDTRAVTKHIRTKGAMKATIVDNVLPDTVERLKVTELNRAVVAQSSTTNAYPNPATGPNVVVVDFGLKHSILRELAKRQCNLTVLPYNTTASEIMALNPDGVMLTNGPGDPKDVPEALVMIREVEKHVPLFGICLGHQLFALANGADTFKMKFGHRGFNHPVREIATGRIDFTSQNHGYAVDRESLAKTDLMITHEEINDGTVEGLRHRDYAAFSVQYHPDAAPGPHDADHIFDEFIDLMAANQAARKGSQFNA, translated from the coding sequence ATGAAACGATATCTAGTACTTGAAGATGGCACGATTTACCCCGGCACGGGTTTCGGTGCGACCACCGCAACAGTCGGTGAATTGGTCTTTAACACTGGGATGAGCGGTTATCAAGAATCGATTACCGACCAGTCTTACAATGGCGAAATTTTGATGTTTACTTACCCATTGATCGGTAATTACGGCATCAATCGCGATGATCATGAATCCATCAAGCCAACGTGTAAAGGGGTCGTCGTTCACGAAGTTGCCCGCCGCGCTAGCAATTGGCGTAACGAACTCTCATTAGACGACTACCTGAAGCAAAATGATATTCCTGGCATCATGGATATTGATACGCGGGCGGTGACCAAGCATATTCGCACGAAGGGGGCCATGAAAGCGACCATCGTGGATAATGTCCTACCAGATACCGTTGAGCGACTCAAGGTCACGGAGCTCAATCGGGCGGTCGTCGCTCAGAGTTCCACCACCAATGCTTATCCGAACCCAGCGACGGGGCCTAACGTGGTCGTTGTGGACTTTGGCTTGAAGCATTCGATTTTACGCGAACTGGCCAAACGTCAATGTAACTTGACAGTGTTGCCATACAACACGACCGCTAGCGAGATCATGGCTTTGAATCCGGACGGCGTGATGTTGACGAATGGCCCTGGTGACCCGAAAGACGTGCCGGAAGCCCTCGTGATGATTCGTGAAGTTGAGAAGCACGTGCCACTCTTCGGGATTTGTCTCGGTCACCAACTCTTTGCACTAGCGAATGGCGCCGATACGTTTAAGATGAAGTTTGGTCACCGCGGTTTTAACCATCCTGTTCGCGAGATTGCGACGGGCCGAATCGACTTTACCTCGCAAAATCACGGCTATGCCGTTGACCGCGAGTCATTGGCGAAAACGGACTTAATGATCACCCATGAAGAAATTAATGATGGCACCGTCGAAGGTCTCCGTCATCGGGACTACGCCGCGTTTTCCGTGCAATATCATCCCGACGCTGCGCCTGGTCCACACGATGCTGACCACATTTTTGATGAATTTATTGATTTGATGGCCGCTAATCAAGCAGCCCGGAAAGGAAGCCAATTCAATGCCTAA